One window from the genome of Yamadazyma tenuis chromosome 7, complete sequence encodes:
- the CYS3 gene encoding cystathionine gamma-lyase cys3 (COG:E; EggNog:ENOG503NU9U): MTKDDTTQYGFGTNAIHAGAPIDPHTGAVIEAISLSTTFGQSQPSKPIGVYEYSRSANPNRDNFEQAVAALEGAQYALAISSGSATTALLVQSLPVDSHIISGGDVYGGTHRYFTKVASTHGVTASFVPDLVDDLEAALRPNTRMVWLETPSNPTLKVTDIAAVKQVLQRHQDATGSRVVLVVDNTFLSPYISNPLAHGADVVIHSVTKYINGHSDVVMGVLATNDDSLAETYRFLQNAIGSVPSAFDSWLAHRGLKTLHLRVRHAATSALSIAQHLEAHPKVKAVNYPGLKTHANHGVVLKQHRDGLGGGMISFRIHGGADAASVFTSSTKLFTLAESLGGIESLIEVPAIMTHGGIPREEREANGVFDDLVRVSVGIEDTVDLLRDIDQALDKVQLSTLTLVILASKFLAAEPLPVNFQTSELICSPTDPTNCYPKLFVPTHQWQPIQPGQDIPGGLHVRLNIDTLQKEAKLLDSSDEATNDLVIVAESQDPSPAPARKPHKLDMTNINSFDSALDEVQSAANGAGSDSLDQALDVLIDLSHDIEFGTKLASDGSAFSNLNAIAAKSSPPVQEKVYRIIGSSLRNNPEAIATFVDKDTKELIGSWIKQLDTSDNLVKKRVLGIFHQLVTNARFKYQYFNGDFDLLSKFIDIYPKLNKSTKTRLLNILEDLKLVDEPSSESDDSRVSNYIQAKFLKSDFKTEDQFKLYYQTLVEIHQADKSLQGSKAFVTWLDEESGKRQQGLKERDGLYSNADKQFDKDMLETRHTVFGNPNAMRKHFDDEL; encoded by the exons ATGACAAAAGACGATACCACCCAATACGGCTTCGGAACCAACGCCATTCACGCCGGTGCTCCCATCGACCCCCACACGGGGGCCGTAATCGAGGCCATCTCGCTCTCTACTACTTTTGGCCAGTCGCAGCCATCCAAACCCATAGGTGTCTACGAATACTCCCGGTCGGCCAACCCCAACCGTGACAACTTCGAACAGGCGGTAGCTGCTTTGGAAGGCGCCCAGTACGCTCTCGCCATCAGTTCGGGCTCCGCCACCACCGCCCTTCTTGTCCAGTCCTTACCAGTTGACTCGCACATTATTTCTGGCGGCGACGTCTACGGAGGCACCCACCGGTACTTCACCAAGGTGGCCTCGACCCACGGGGTCACCGCCTCGTTTGTGCCCGACCTCGTCGACGACCTCGAGGCAGCGTTACGCCCCAACACTCGGATGGTGTGGTTGGAAACTCCTTCCAACCCAACTTTGAAGGTCACCGACATCGCCGCCGTCAAGCAGGTGTTGCAGCGCCACCAGGATGCCACCGGCTCCCGcgtggtgttggtggtagaCAATACGTTTTTGTCTCCCTATATCTCCAACCCATTGGCCCATGGAGCCGACGTGGTGATCCACTCCGTCACCAAATATATTAACGGCCACTCAGACGTGGTCATGGGCGTGTTGGCCACCAACGATGACTCCTTAGCCGAAACCTACCGGTTCTTGCAGAATGCAATCGGGTCGGTGCCTTCTGCGTTTGACTCCTGGTTGGCCCATAGAGGCTTGAAGACCTTGCACTTGCGGGTCCGCCATGCCGCCACCTCGGCCTTGTCCATCGCCCAGCACCTCGAGGCTCATCCCAAGGTTAAGGCCGTCAACTACCCAGGTTTGAAAACCCATGCCAATCATGGCGTGGTGTTGAAACAACACCGCGATGGCTTGGGAGGAGGTATGATTTCCTTCAGAATCCACGGCGGTGCCGACGCTGCGTCTGTGTTCACCTCGTCGACAAAGTTGTTCACGTTGGCCGAGTCGTTGGGAGGAATCGAATCTTTGATCGAGGTGCCTGCCATCATGACTCATGGTGGTATTCCTCGGGAAGAGCGCGAGGCCAATGGGGTATTTGATGACTTGGTCCGGGTGTCGGTGGGTATTGAGGATACCGTCGACTTGTTGAGGGACATTGACCAGGCTTTAGACAAGGTCCA ACTATCAACCTTAACTCTTGTGATATTGGCTAGTAAATTCCTTGCCGCCGAACCACTACCTGTCAACTTCCAAACCCTGGAGCTTATTTGCTCTCCAACTGACCCCACCAACTGTTACCCAAAACTTTTTGTTCCTACCCACCAGTGGCAACCAATCCAACCAGGTCAAGATATCCCCGGTGGATTACACGTAAGACTCAATATCGACACTTTGCAGAAGGAAGCAAAGTTGTTGGACTCCCTGGACGAAGCTACCAACGACCTCGTGATAGTTGCCGAATCTCAAGACCCTTCTCCTGCCCCTGCCAGAAAACCTCACAAACTTGATATGACTAACATCAATAGCTTTGATTCGGCCCTTGACGAGGTGCAACTGGCGGCCAATGGTGCTGGCTCTGACAGCCTTGACCAGGCTTTGGACGTGTTGATTGACTTGAGCCATGATATCGAATTCGGTACAAAGTTGGCCAGTGATGGCTCTGCTTTCAGTAACTTGAACGCTATTGCTGCTAAGTCTTCCCCACCCGTCCAGGAAAAAGTATATAGAATCATAGGGTCTTCCTTGAGGAACAATCCCGAGGCGATAGCTACGTTTGTTGACAAAGATACCAAAGAGTTGATTGGACTGTGGATTAAACAGTTGGATACAAGCGACAACCTCGTCAAGAAAAGAGTGTTGGGAATCTTCCATCAGTTGGTGACTAACGCCAGGTTTAAGTACCAGTATTTCAACGGAgactttgacttgttgagcAAGTTCATCGATATTTATCCTaaactcaacaagtccaCCAAGACTCGGCTTCTCAATATCcttgaagacttgaaattggTCGACGAGCCAAGCTCTGAGTCCGATGACTCAAGGGTTTCAAACTACATCCAagccaagttcttgaagtccGACTTCAAAACAGAAGACCAGTTCAAATTGTACTACCAAACGCTTGTCGAGATCCACCAGGCGGATAAGAGTCTTCAAGGATCCAAAGCTTTTGTGACATGGCTAGATGAAGAGTCGGGAAAGAGACAACAGGGACTCAAGGAAAGAGATGGACTCTACTCAAACGCCGATAAGCAGTTCGACAAGGACATGTTGGAAACCAGGCATACGGTATTTGGTAACCCCAACGCCATGAGAAAGCACTTTGATGACGAACTTTAG
- the SEN34 gene encoding tRNA-splicing endonuclease subunit (BUSCO:EOG09263U71; EggNog:ENOG503NXRC; COG:J), whose amino-acid sequence MSNITRRGPWSPEEDQKLMELISIFGPTNWVRISNSLVTRSPKQCRERYHQNLKPSLNRTPISPEEGELIEQLVLKYGKKWAEIARHLNGRSDNSIKNWWNGGASKRRRASVQHDKLEPSPQPNSLPTLEHDEHDDITTQPLPPMPPQHGLVHGMLPPGVPVHSQLPFPGPSHLAGPHLAGPHLAGPHLVGPGPTSAPGPPVTSAPAQLQSPYVVHPSTKEELPRIAFNTPTRNGDKSASYSGLRSASFDLSNSTSGVGAGPNQLPPLINKRRLFEDSIPIRRHSTTTTTGASLYSMAQASASNSSLVHGPHGSTLTLNQSDAVTPHSPYNQSPLLLSNTNSRNNSISTTFDINFINSNNNSSSNSRRSSIAPDFFPNPLKDINPSHKRNVSNNSGKAANQNVPPPLSLNQPSHPQFAVPQLIGNSPTQSAFTLTVIDSDVLVFDVNVVKQLRNLGILGNFMGSLAAAPQQNSFLGLPLKLSPYEILWLVDNRQANLVKHKGITRINNHKEPYFYTQYNNEPSELEAVDIEVIRRKANPSSYSIFCQLKHQGYYLLPGLKFGGEFIAYPGDPLRYHSHVIVHPVSEVNFYSLIVSGRLATGVKKLYVISEPDETDPTFNITFSIEWAGFG is encoded by the exons ATGAGCAACATCACCCGAAGAGGCCCCTGGTCTCCTGAAGAGGACCAGAAATTAATGGAGCTAATCTCCATATTCGGCCCTACAAACTGGGTACGAATCTCCAACAGCTTGGTCACACGGTCGCCTAAACAGTGCCGCGAGCGGTACCACCAGAACCTTAAGCCATCGTTGAATCGAACTCCCATATCGCCTGAAGAAGGCGAATTGATCGAGCAGTTGGTGCTTAAATACGGCAAAAAATGGGCCGAAATCGCTCGTCACTTGAACGGCCGAAGCGACAACTCGATAAAGAACTGGTGGAATGGTGGGGCGTCCAAGCGTCGCCGTGCCAGCGTTCAGCATGATAAGCTTGAACCGCTGCCCCAACCGAACTCACTTCCTACCCTTGAACACGATGAACACGATGATATCACGACCCAGCCACTACCTCCCATGCCACCACAACACGGGTTGGTGCACGGAATGCTCCCCCCGGGTGTCCCAGTCCATTCTCAATTGCCGTTCCCAGGCCCTTCACATCTCGCCGGTCCTCATTTGGCAGGTCCTCACTTGGCAGGTCCTCACCTCGTTGGCCCCGGCCCCACCTCAGCACCAGGCCCACCGGTTACTTCGGCCCCGGCCCAGTTGCAGAGCCCATACGTGGTCCATCCGCTGACAAAGGAGGAGCTTCCCCGAATTGCTTTCAACAC TCCAACACGAAATGGTGACAAGTCCGCATCGTACTCGGGCTTGAGGTCTGCAAGCTTCGATCTAAGCAATAGCACGTCCGGGGTCGGGGCTGGCCCCAATCAGTTGCCTCCTTTGATCAATAAACGTCGGTTGTTTGAAGACTCCATTCCCATCCGTCGAcattccaccaccaccaccaccggtGCCTCGCTCTACTCGATGGCGCAAGCCCTGGCATCCAACTCAAGCCTCGTACACGGTCCTCATGGATCCACCTTGACATTGAACCAGTCGGACGCGGTCACACCGCATAGTCCCTACAACCAAAGCCCTTTGCTTCTATCAAATACCAACTCCAGAAACAATtccatctccaccacctttgACATTAATTttatcaactccaataacaactcatcttccaactccagACGTTCATCTATTGCCCCTGACTTCTTCCCCAATCCATTGAAAGATATCAACCCCAGTCATAAACGCAATGTATCCAATAATTCCGGTAAGGCTGCGAACCAAAATGTTCCACCTCCGTTGTCACTCAACCAGCCAAGCCATCCCCAGTTTGCAGTACCTCAACTTATTGGAAACTCTCCAACCCAGTCTGCATTCACATTGA CCGTCATTGATTCCGATGTGTTGGTTTTCGACGTGAATGTGGTGAAACAGCTACGGAACCTTGGGATTCTTGGGAATTTTATGGGCTCTTTGGCAGCTGCTCCCCAACAGAACAGTTTCTTGGGCCTTCCGTTGAAGCTTTCACCCTACGAGATTTTATGGCTTGTGGATAACCGTCAGGCTAACCTCGTCAAACACAAGGGAATTACCAGGATAAATAACCACAAAGAGCCTTATTTCTACACCCAGTACAACAACGAGCCTAGTGAGCTCGAGGCAGTCGATATTGAGGTTATCAGACGTAAAGCCAATCCCAGTTCATATTCGATATTCTGTCAGCTAAAACACCAGGGATACTACTTGCTTCCTGGATTGAAGTTTGGCGGTGAGTTCATAGCATATCCAGGTGACCCACTTCGGTACCATTCCCACGTGATCGTCCATCCTGTGAGTGAAGTGAATTTCTACAGCTTAATTGTAAGTGGCCGTTTGGCCACCGGTGTCAAGAAATTATATGTGATTCTGGAGCCTGACGAAACAGACCCAACGTTCAATATTACGTTCTCTATCGAATGGGCCGGATTTGGTTAG
- the GSH2 gene encoding Glutathione synthetase (EggNog:ENOG503NU0F; COG:Q): MKSFPILNEEQTDSLVVNTLQWSLANGLVMYPPNFQQYSADNAPISLFPTPIPKSSFEDAINIQQTYNELYSNVITKDKKWLVQNIEQLSRFDKDFTGKLFDIYKTLINENGKVPQPLSLGIFRSDYMIHEADNNQIKQIEFNTVSVSFGGLSTKVNQLHNYLNKSGAYDTDYSYKYYDDAEIPISSSIDDIAKALSIGNYYYNGEVENDKTVVLFIVQPNERNSFDQRHIEYSLINNFGLKSVRLTLEEVSDKTTVNSNKLYLKQTMDEISVVYYRSGYAPTDYVSEECWKARLHLENNVAIKCPSILTQLAGAKKIQQILTNKQVLETFLPDLSETELEKVLSTFVKIYPLDDSEEGKIAKQLIKTDPGNFVLKPQREGGGNNIYKEDIPSFLEKLEEKDWGAYILMELITPPIHKNKLLRNDQIFEEDIISELGVFGTILFDESKGDIKYNETSGFLLRSKFSSSNEGGVAAGFGCVDGVYLY; this comes from the coding sequence ATGAAATCGTTTCCTATTTTGAACGAAGAACAAACGGATTCCCTAGTGGTGAACACTCTTCAATGGAGTCTTGCTAACGGATTGGTGATGTATCCACCCAATTTCCAGCAATACAGTGCTGATAATGCCCCCATTTCATTGTTTCCAACCCCCATCCCCAAATCCAGTTTTGAGGATGCTATCAATATCCAGCAAACATACAACGAGCTTTACTCCAATGTAATCACCAAGGACAAGAAGTGGCTTGTGCAAAACATCGAGCAATTGTCGCGATTCGACAAGGATTTTACCGGTAAGCTTTTTGATATCTACAAAACGCTTATTAATGAGAATGGCAAAGTTCCTCAACCGTTGTCATTGGGGATCTTCAGGTCTGACTACATGATCCACGAAGCTGACAACAATCAGATCAAGCAGATTGAATTCAACACTGTAAGTGTATCATTTGGTGGATTATCAACCAAAGTCAATCAGCTTcacaactacttgaacaaatccGGGGCCTATGACACTGACTATTCGTACAAGTACTACGACGACGCTGAGATTCCTATTTCTTCGTCGATAGACGATATAGCTAAGGCTCTTAGTATAGGGAACTATTACTACAACGGGGAAGTGGAAAATGATAAGACAGTCGTGTTGTTTATTGTCCAGCCAAATGAGAGAAACAGTTTTGACCAAAGACATATTGAGTactctttgatcaacaatttTGGCCTCAAGAGTGTTCGTTTGACCTTGGAGGAAGTTTCGGATAAAACCACTGTTAATAGCAACAAGTTGTATTTGAAACAAACCATGGATGAAATTTCGGTGGTATATTACAGAAGTGGATACGCTCCCACTGATTATGTTAGTGAGGAATGTTGGAAAGCCAGATTGCATTTGGAGAATAATGTGGCCATTAAGTGCCCATCTATATTGACCCAGTTGGCAGGTGCAAAGAAGATCCAGCAGATTTTAACTAACAAACAGGTTTTGGAGACCTTTTTACCTGATTTGAGTGAGACAGAATTAGAGAAAGTTCTTTCCACATTCGTGAAGATTTATCCGTTGGACGACTCGGAGGAAGGTAAAATTGCCAAGCAGTTAATAAAAACTGACCCTGGAAACTTTGTATTAAAACCTCAAAGAGAAGGAGGGGGTAATAATATTTACAAGGAAGACATTCCTTCGTTCTTAGaaaaattggaagaaaaagacTGGGGTGCTTATATATTGATGGAACTTATAACTCCTCCTATCCATAAGAACAAGTTGCTTAGAAATGATCAAATTTTCGAGGAAGATATCATCAGTGAATTGGGGGTATTTGGTACCATTTTGTTTGACGAATCCAAAGGAGATATAAAGTACAACGAAACCAGTGGATTTTTGTTAAGATCAAAGTTCAGCAGCAGTAATGAGGGAGGTGTTGCGGCTGGTTTTGGATGCGTAGATGGTGTCTACTTGTACTAG
- a CDS encoding uncharacterized protein (COG:S; BUSCO:EOG09264L06; EggNog:ENOG503P6DK) produces MFGAVCSGRPIQLASQVAENKYVISVPNASNVSHIAIFLLPQTEFNDPNYTALVFFQLPNSTDFKLLGGLNPNKPSGIFKLNNMRPAATTGDNDMMDDEVIDTNDGFTINIGLSIEPTAEAEVQLSQEKMKQSGASSALVPQQPKPYLSNNPSALASMANKIVSHAYNYLSSFVDGQGRVPIKAFDNWWDKFKSKLANNPNFLNELET; encoded by the coding sequence ATGTTTGGAGCTGTGTGTTCAGGAAGACCAATCCAGTTGGCCAGCCAGGTGGCTGAGAACAAGTATGTCATCAGTGTCCCCAACGCCTCGAACGTATCACACATTGCCATTTTTTTGCTTCCTCAAACAGAATTTAATGACCCCAACTACACTGCCCTTGTGTTCTTCCAGTTGCCAAACTCAactgatttcaaattgctTGGAGGCCTAAATCCCAATAAGCCCAGTGGgatcttcaagctcaatAACATGAGACCAGCGGCTACCACCGGGGACAACGATATGATGGACGATGAGGTCATTGATACCAATGACGGCTTCACCATCAATATTGGGTTGTCGATCGAGCCCACTGCCGAAGCCGAGGTGCAGTTGAGTCaggagaagatgaagcagCTGGGGGCCTCCAGTGCCTTGGTGCCCCAGCAGCCCAAACCATATTTATCCAACAATCCGAGTGCTTTGGCCAGTATGGCCAACAAGATTGTGAGCCACGCATATAACTACTTGTCGAGCTTTGTTGATGGTCAAGGAAGGGTTCCCATCAAGGCCTTTGATAACTGGTGggacaagttcaagagtAAGCTTGCGAATAATCCtaacttcttgaacgaGCTTGAGACTTGA
- the ATS1 gene encoding alpha tubulin suppressor (COG:D,Z; EggNog:ENOG503NUPQ), with the protein MKLLACGSNGHYQLGNGTNIDTNQLTPASFTVDGHLVDLPSSVAKIATGGNHTFVLLNSGSLYTCGDNSYGQCGLPPADHIAVFTPVPGQWRDVSCGWEYSILVDATDNVFVCGLGLKGELGLGESTTSTVLTRLDAMCGRGISVVSSMSLTLCRASDGKFYGWGDGKKGQLGAKKVRWVPEVVVFPVQEEILHFGLTKTDAVLQLRLRLVSFGRQAIDIPQKVHFFRTMWTCIHYEVEAEPCSVVSVGNNSHGQHFPNSWSQCGGVFETGSEHGLFYANNTVYAWGWGEHGNCGHSQVQGHDQIVFADANAIFKGKPAYMAGGCATSWIATD; encoded by the coding sequence ATGAAGCTTCTCGCATGCGGATCCAATGGCCATTACCAATTGGGTAATGGCACAAACATCGACACCAACCAGCTCACGCCTGCTCTGTTCACAGTTGATGGCCACTTAGTAGACCTCCCCAGCTCGGTAGCCAAGATCGCTACTGGCGGCAACCATACATTTGTTCTACTCAATTCAGGTCTGCTCTACACCTGCGGAGACAACTCCTACGGACAGTGTGGTCTACCCCCGGCAGACCACATCGCCGTGTTCACTCCAGTCCCGGGCCAGTGGCGCGACGTGAGCTGTGGTTGGGAGTATCTGATACTTGTGGATGCTACTGATAACGtatttgtttgtggacttgGCTTAAAAGGCGAGCTAGGACTTGGAGAGTCCACCACATCTACGGTTCTCACGCGGTTGGACGCCATGTGCGGCAGGGGCATTTCAGTGGTTTCGTCAATGAGCTTGACGCTCTGCCGGGCATCTGACGGGAAGTTCTACGGATGGGGAGATGGAAAAAAGGGCCAGTTGGGTGCTAAAAAGGTGCGGTGGGTGCCTGAAGTGGTGGTATTTCCCGTGCAAGAAGAGATCCTTCACTTCGGACTCACAAAAACCGATGCAGTGCTACAGCTCCGTCTTCGACTTGTGCTGTTTGGCAGACAGGCCATTGATATTCCTCAAAAGGTCCATTTTTTCCGTACCATGTGGACGTGTATCCACTACGAAGTCGAAGCAGAACCGTGTTCGGTTGTGTCCGTCGGCAACAACAGCCACGGCCAGCATTTTCCCAATTCTTGGAGCCAATGTGGTGGAGTGTTCGAAACTGGCAGCGAGCACGGACTCTTCTACGCCAACAACACCGTCTACGCCTGGGGCTGGGGAGAACACGGTAACTGCGGCCACAGCCAGGTACAAGGCCATGACCAGATTGTGTTTGCTGACGCCAATGccattttcaaaggaaAACCGGCATATATGGCAGGTGGATGTGCCACCAGCTGGATCGCTACGGATTAG
- the RPS8A gene encoding 40S ribosomal protein eS8 (EggNog:ENOG503NWB7; COG:J) has product MGISRDSRHKRSATGAKRAQFRKKRKFELGRQTSNTRLGPKRIHSVRTRGGNQKFRAIRIESGNFSWASEGVSRKTRIARVVYHPSNNELVRTNTLTKAAIVQIDATPFRQWYENHYGQTLGKKGNATEEVAKKSGKLERKLASRSASAVIESAVDAQFGSGRLYACISSRPGQSGRSDGYILEGEELAFYLRKLSGKK; this is encoded by the coding sequence ATGGGTATTTCAAGAGATTCTCGTCACAAGCGTTCTGCCACCGGGGCCAAGAGAGCCCAAttcagaaagaagagaaagttTGAATTAGGTAGACAAACTTCCAACACTAGATTGGGACCAAAGAGAATCCACTCGGTCAGAACTAGAGGTGGTAACCAAAAATTCAGAGCTATAAGAATCGAATCTGGTAACTTCTCCTGGGCCTCCGAAGGTGTCTCCAGAAAGACCAGAATCGCTAGAGTGGTTTACCATCCTTCCAACAATGAATTGGTTAGAACCAACACCTTGACTAAGGCTGCTATTGTTCAAATCGATGCTACTCCTTTCAGACAATGGTACGAAAACCACTACGGTCAAACCTTGGGTAAGAAGGGTAACGCTACTGAAGAAGTCGCCAAGAAGTCCGGTAAGTTGGAAAGAAAGTTGGCTTCTAGATCTGCTTCTGCTGTTATTGAATCTGCTGTTGATGCCCAATTCGGTTCCGGTAGATTGTACGCTTGTATTTCTTCTAGACCAGGTCAATCCGGTAGAAGTGATGGTTACATCTTGGAAGGTGAAGAATTAGCCTTCTACTTAAGAAAGTTGTCCGGTAAGAAATAA
- a CDS encoding uncharacterized protein (EggNog:ENOG503P9UD; COG:S): MYRAPDFFERYNVCRISVNHYSNYHVTAQYNQTISRSLLSNALKQLILHHPALYYGVKLNPKLIDYKTYQNHQVGPVKSISFEDVVTISDKPFSEERLVEINHLCIPVDDENSVTWRIIVFSNNYICLYSNHIIIDGGAAAFFHHDLCAILAELSSQHLEFVPELYNQQVDGVKQHLGTDHVVDLYRCTSKLQAMSMVVASFIPKSVTQLWNSYTNKHYPDLQKFPLFECEQRKVIDDEFRLFQIPDETMTRLLAKCRQEGVTFTAFLDVLINHCFQKCVFPLISSQKLSTKSSIVTSGRRYYPEKAAELRYAQVVTGTEIYLPPIESVSVEAMKVVKQIIDTDLETRNRFKYVGLLSMINPYDILAPEKTEFHQDVLFEISNLGLQNIKNGDWAVSDIVFCQCTGPSTTFGFNVATTPGGTKITMGIKSQYAQSGMDEFEKAFYAGIEQFCSR, translated from the coding sequence ATGTATAGAGCACCAGACTTTTTTGAAAGATACAACGTCTGTCGAATCAGCGTCAACCATTACTCGAATTACCATGTCACTGCCCAATACAACCAGACAATATCCCGGTCATTGCTTTCAAATGCGTTGAAACAGTTGATTTTACACCATCCTGCTTTATACTATGGAGTGAAGCTCAACCCCAAACTAATTGATTATAAAACctaccaaaaccaccagGTTGGACCTGTGAAGTCGATCCTGTTCGAGGACGTGGTGACTATTTCCGATAAACCCTTTTCGGAAGAACgattggtggaaatcaacCACTTGTGTATTCCtgtggatgatgagaaCTCAGTCACCTGGAGAATCATCGTGTTTTCCAACAATTACATCTGTTTGTACTCCAACCATATTATTATTGATGGAGGCGCTGCTGCGTTCTTCCACCACGACTTGTGTGCCATTTTGGCAGAGCTTTCATCCCAACATTTGGAGTTTGTTCCAGAACTCTACAATCAACAGGTTGACGGAGTGAAACAACACTTGGGCACAGACCATGTGGTTGATCTCTATCGATGTACACTGAAGTTGCAGGCGATGTCCATGGTGGTAGCGAGCTTTATTCCCAAGTCGGTCACCCAGTTGTGGAACTCATACACCAATAAGCACTATCCTGATCTCCAGAAGTTCCCACTTTTCGAGTGTGAGCAGCGCAAAGTGATAGATGACGAGTTCAGGCTATTTCAGATCCCCGACGAGACCATGACCCgtcttttggccaagtgtCGGCAAGAAGGTGTCACGTTTACGGCGTTTCTTGATGTCCTCATCAACCATTGTTTCCAGAAATGCGTTTTTCCGTTGATTTCGTCCCAGAAGCTTTCTACTAAGTCGAGTATCGTCACCTCCGGTAGAAGATATTACCCTGAGAAAGCAGCTGAGCTTAGGTATGCTCAAGTGGTGACGGGTACCGAGATTTATCTTCCTCCCATTGAGAGTGTTCTGGTCGAAGCCATGAAGGTTGTCAAACAAATTATCGATACAGACCTTGAAACCAGGAACCGGTTCAAATATGTGGGTCTTCTTCTGATGATCAATCCATATGATATTTTAGCGCCTGAAAAAACTGAGTTCCACCAAGATGTGCTCTTTGAGATTTCTAATTTGgggttgcaaaatatcaaGAATGGCGACTGGGCCGTCAGTGATATCGTGTTCTGTCAGTGTACGGGGCCGTCAACCACCTTCGGGTTCAACGTGGCCACGACTCCTGGGGGAACAAAAATCACTATGGGGATCAAATCACAATATGCTCAAAGTGGCATGGATGAATTTGAGAAGGCGTTTTATGCTGGGATCGAGcaattttgcagccgctAA
- the RPP2A gene encoding ribosomal protein P2 alpha (EggNog:ENOG503P569; COG:J) encodes MANLSRSMKYIAAYLLLVNAGNASPSAADIKAVLESVSIEVEDEKIEKLLAEVEGKSAEELIAEGNEKLSSVPTGGAAAASSSGAAAASGDAPAEEEAEEEAEESDDDMGFGLFD; translated from the exons ATGGCTAATCTCAGCCGCTCTA TGAAATACATTGCTGCTTACTTATTATTGGTCAACGCCGGTAACGCTTCTCCATCTGCTGCCGACATCAAGGCCGTTTTGGAATCTGTCTCCATCGAAGTTGAAGACGAAAAGATcgaaaagttgttggctGAAGTCGAAGGTAAGAGCGCCGAAGAATTGATTGCCGAAGGTAACGAAAAGTTGTCTTCTGTTCCAACTGGTggtgctgctgctgcttccTCGAGCggtgctgctgctgccTCCGGTGACGCCCcagctgaagaagaagctgaagaagaagctgaagaatCCGACGATGACATGGGATTCGGTTTGTTTGACTAA